One window of Bacteroides sp. AN502(2024) genomic DNA carries:
- a CDS encoding WecB/TagA/CpsF family glycosyltransferase has translation MKRHILNIDILFVSEEDLLKQMDKGVLYTPNVDHLVKLQHDREFYDAYRRADWVICDSRIILYTSKILKQPIKETIPGSSFFCDFYNHHKNNPNCRIFLLGSAEGVARKAMHRINKKLGTQIVIGTHSPSFGFEKDEVECSEIIDRINASGATVLVVGVGAPKQEKWIAKYKTRMSGVKLFMALGATIDFEAGMKKRAPLIWQKMSLEWLYRFLCEPKRLFRRYFIDDMKFFWYIGKQMLGIYHNPWSPL, from the coding sequence ATGAAACGCCATATCCTTAACATAGATATTCTCTTTGTTTCAGAAGAGGATTTGTTGAAACAGATGGACAAGGGAGTGCTTTATACACCCAACGTGGATCATTTGGTGAAACTACAACATGACAGGGAGTTTTACGATGCGTATCGTCGTGCTGACTGGGTGATATGCGACAGCCGTATTATCCTGTATACCTCCAAAATACTGAAACAACCGATTAAGGAAACTATTCCCGGTTCGAGTTTTTTCTGCGATTTTTATAACCATCATAAAAATAACCCAAATTGCAGGATTTTCCTGCTTGGATCTGCTGAAGGGGTTGCACGAAAAGCCATGCATCGGATTAATAAGAAGTTGGGGACTCAAATCGTCATCGGAACGCATTCTCCTTCATTCGGATTTGAAAAAGATGAAGTAGAATGTAGTGAAATCATCGACAGGATAAATGCTTCGGGTGCTACGGTGTTGGTCGTTGGTGTAGGTGCTCCTAAACAGGAAAAATGGATTGCCAAATACAAGACCCGTATGTCTGGTGTCAAATTGTTTATGGCTTTAGGAGCCACGATAGACTTTGAGGCAGGAATGAAAAAACGCGCACCTTTGATATGGCAAAAAATGAGTCTTGAATGGCTGTATAGGTTCTTATGTGAACCCAAACGTCTGTTCAGAAGGTATTTTATTGACGACATGAAGTTCTTTTGGTATATAGGTAAGCAAATGCTGGGTATATATCATAATCCATGGTCTCCTCTATAA
- a CDS encoding AAA family ATPase — MQTIFRTYNRLIERSIFPHRRCLYDSIQWQERLIGIKGARGIGKTTLLLQHIHDNFPDRSKALYVSLDHLWFSEHSIMELAEYHFTHGGTHLFLDEVHRYPLWIRELKNIYDSYLDLHVVFTGSSLLELNNAVADLSRCCRMYELRGLSFREYLEFENIAHLQPIRLTEFLSSHEQIAASIATNIKVMPLFEEYIKHGC, encoded by the coding sequence ATGCAAACAATCTTTCGGACATACAACCGGTTAATCGAACGGAGTATATTTCCCCACCGTAGGTGCCTGTACGACAGCATACAGTGGCAGGAACGTCTCATCGGGATAAAAGGCGCAAGAGGTATCGGCAAGACAACTCTCTTGTTGCAACATATCCATGACAATTTCCCTGACAGGAGCAAGGCACTGTATGTTTCGCTCGACCATCTGTGGTTTTCGGAGCATTCCATCATGGAACTGGCAGAGTATCATTTTACACATGGCGGTACGCACTTGTTTTTAGACGAGGTGCATCGTTATCCGTTATGGATTCGCGAGTTGAAGAATATATATGACAGCTATCTGGATTTGCATGTGGTCTTCACCGGTTCTTCTTTGTTGGAACTCAACAATGCTGTTGCCGATCTTTCACGTTGCTGCCGCATGTATGAGTTGCGGGGACTTTCCTTCCGCGAATATCTGGAGTTTGAAAATATTGCCCACCTTCAGCCGATCAGGCTTACCGAATTTCTTTCAAGCCACGAACAAATAGCCGCTTCCATTGCTACGAACATCAAAGTCATGCCCTTGTTCGAGGAATATATCAAGCATGGGTGCTAG
- a CDS encoding class I SAM-dependent methyltransferase, which translates to MGEYCYHIMTELKKHLRSYYLPVKFFFQKTIKRPFHIGNKYECPICGFHAKDLGYRGIYSEVTEKYQIIGMGQRKASCWKCNSTDKERLVFLYLRDVEKLFDGTFPEKILHLAPEKGIARHIIMNKNLNYVCGDYFAEGYSYPSYVKRMNALCLPFPTNQFDLLICNHVLEHIEDDRKAMSEFYRVLKKGGKAILQVPISPILPETIEDSNATLPSEKYLRFGQNDHVRIYGMDYKERLEKIGFRLEVFHFPDPVINKYGLNRREDIYICHKDL; encoded by the coding sequence ATGGGAGAATATTGTTATCACATAATGACGGAATTAAAGAAACACTTGAGATCTTATTATCTTCCTGTAAAGTTTTTCTTTCAGAAAACGATAAAAAGGCCATTCCATATAGGGAATAAATATGAATGTCCTATTTGTGGGTTTCATGCAAAAGATTTGGGATATAGAGGGATTTATAGTGAAGTGACTGAAAAATATCAGATAATAGGCATGGGACAACGCAAAGCCTCATGTTGGAAATGCAATTCGACAGATAAGGAGAGGTTGGTCTTTTTATATCTTAGGGACGTAGAGAAATTGTTCGATGGTACTTTTCCAGAAAAGATATTACACCTTGCCCCGGAAAAAGGTATCGCAAGGCATATTATTATGAATAAAAATCTCAATTATGTTTGTGGTGATTATTTTGCAGAAGGATATTCTTATCCATCCTATGTGAAAAGAATGAATGCCTTGTGCTTGCCGTTCCCTACCAATCAGTTCGACTTGCTTATATGCAATCATGTACTTGAACATATAGAAGATGACCGGAAAGCCATGTCTGAGTTTTATCGGGTATTAAAGAAAGGAGGGAAAGCTATATTGCAGGTTCCCATATCCCCAATACTACCAGAGACTATTGAGGATTCTAATGCGACATTGCCTTCAGAAAAGTATCTTCGTTTTGGACAGAATGATCATGTCAGAATATATGGTATGGATTACAAGGAACGTCTGGAGAAAATAGGATTCAGATTGGAAGTTTTTCATTTTCCAGACCCTGTTATTAATAAATACGGATTAAATAGAAGAGAAGACATCTATATATGCCATAAAGATTTATGA
- a CDS encoding glycosyltransferase family 4 protein: protein MKPIKIVYLSSPAFADYDFSLIKAFQQQGYDVYYFMLLAEYNRRSTLIDIAGMHPENDIIPANKYAELQRFSSYLDMDKFFVINKVHRQDTHPLSLYLYWKLSRTISQINPDKIITQPFEIAGFLLYKFRNRIRFVIHDPVLHTGESTLRKLLFRWIYFRLGKKFILLNKNQSDDFCKKHRINIKHVLVNELSAYDVYKVFANEAYPIQNREKNILFFGRISRYKGIEYLCEAMKKVHERIPEATLTIAGGGKMYIEPEVYENKKYIEIINRFIPTEMLTSMIQESTVVCCPYMDATQSGVIMTAFAFQKPVIATRVGGIENQIDDGITGMLVPPCDAEALADALIGILSNQEHQETMANNLREKYHTENQPWRMIAKKYANF, encoded by the coding sequence ATGAAACCTATTAAAATTGTATATTTGTCATCCCCTGCTTTTGCCGATTATGACTTCTCTTTGATAAAAGCATTTCAGCAGCAAGGGTATGATGTTTACTATTTCATGCTGCTTGCCGAATATAACCGGCGCTCTACACTGATAGATATTGCCGGAATGCATCCCGAAAATGACATCATACCAGCAAACAAATACGCTGAATTGCAACGGTTTTCGTCATACCTGGACATGGATAAATTCTTCGTCATAAATAAAGTGCATCGTCAAGATACTCATCCGCTCTCGTTATACCTGTATTGGAAACTGTCGAGAACCATCTCGCAAATTAATCCCGATAAGATAATCACGCAGCCTTTTGAAATTGCAGGTTTTTTATTATACAAGTTCCGGAATAGGATAAGGTTCGTTATCCATGATCCGGTTCTCCACACAGGAGAGAGTACACTCAGGAAGCTTTTATTTCGATGGATTTATTTCAGATTGGGGAAAAAGTTCATTCTCTTAAACAAAAATCAATCGGATGATTTTTGCAAGAAACATCGTATCAACATAAAACATGTTTTAGTAAATGAATTAAGTGCTTACGACGTTTACAAGGTCTTTGCGAATGAAGCTTATCCGATACAGAACAGAGAGAAGAACATCCTTTTCTTTGGGCGGATATCACGTTACAAAGGAATAGAATATTTATGTGAAGCGATGAAGAAAGTACATGAACGGATTCCTGAAGCAACACTTACAATTGCAGGTGGTGGCAAAATGTACATAGAACCCGAAGTTTACGAGAACAAAAAATATATCGAAATCATCAACCGATTTATCCCGACAGAAATGTTAACCTCAATGATACAAGAATCGACAGTCGTATGTTGCCCTTACATGGATGCCACACAAAGCGGGGTAATTATGACTGCTTTCGCTTTTCAGAAACCCGTCATCGCAACCAGAGTAGGCGGTATTGAGAACCAAATAGACGACGGAATAACCGGTATGTTGGTTCCACCATGCGATGCCGAAGCTTTGGCCGATGCACTAATTGGCATATTGAGCAATCAAGAACACCAAGAGACCATGGCGAACAATCTTCGGGAAAAATATCATACAGAGAATCAACCTTGGAGAATGATAGCAAAAAAGTATGCAAACTTTTAA
- a CDS encoding glycosyltransferase family 4 protein, with translation MLFPLAFFKYYGFIAENLNAILPSMEHKEAEKSEKDNFMTDYGVSIFIAFDDDFMNRYIIIYGPTGKSVSPERIGGAEAGCMKTMKILREAGFCIILLEKPVRKKSLLSYVARLLYTWMRLVTLLFMHRKATLHIVGCYRELMYVEWAFILTAKVLSHKTVYDIRNGDMIKEYEKRGNLYKHGMLSLLKRNDSVLCQGIDYVRFIEDKLGKPALYYPNYIQDRFTIGGYPKREMQQCRLVYFGRIVPAKNIDVMLEICHILHERGISPTLDLIGGCSDAYKQELETNILKAGISGKVRFWGRKDVGEFFPYLRTCHFFLFPSNNYREGHSNSLTEAMGCGIVPVVSNVGFNRQVVDDDRLVISEADNAVMYANVIFGIWISGGWESYSRKMYFRVIANFTEKSARETLLEAYQ, from the coding sequence GTGCTCTTTCCTTTAGCGTTCTTCAAGTATTACGGTTTTATTGCCGAAAATCTGAATGCCATCCTTCCTTCCATGGAACATAAAGAGGCCGAAAAATCAGAAAAAGACAATTTTATGACAGATTACGGTGTCAGTATATTCATTGCTTTTGATGATGATTTTATGAATAGGTATATAATCATTTACGGACCTACCGGGAAATCTGTCTCTCCGGAACGAATCGGAGGGGCGGAAGCGGGATGTATGAAGACTATGAAAATTCTTCGTGAAGCAGGTTTTTGTATCATTCTGCTTGAGAAACCTGTACGGAAAAAGTCTCTGCTGTCCTATGTGGCACGACTCCTTTATACTTGGATGAGACTTGTGACACTATTGTTCATGCATCGAAAGGCAACGTTGCACATCGTTGGCTGTTATCGAGAACTGATGTATGTGGAATGGGCGTTCATCCTGACAGCAAAGGTATTGAGTCACAAAACAGTTTATGACATCCGGAACGGAGACATGATTAAAGAGTACGAAAAGAGAGGAAATTTATACAAACACGGCATGTTGTCATTGTTGAAGCGCAATGATTCCGTGCTGTGCCAAGGCATCGATTATGTGCGTTTTATCGAAGATAAACTCGGGAAGCCGGCTCTATATTATCCAAACTATATTCAAGATAGATTCACGATCGGAGGCTATCCGAAAAGGGAGATGCAACAGTGTCGGCTTGTCTATTTCGGACGTATCGTACCGGCTAAGAATATCGATGTGATGTTGGAGATATGCCACATTCTGCATGAACGTGGGATATCACCGACACTGGACTTAATAGGTGGCTGTTCAGATGCGTACAAACAGGAATTAGAGACAAATATCTTGAAAGCAGGCATTAGTGGTAAGGTACGCTTTTGGGGACGAAAGGATGTTGGAGAGTTTTTTCCCTATCTGAGAACCTGCCATTTCTTTTTATTTCCGTCAAACAACTATCGGGAAGGGCATTCCAATTCTTTGACCGAGGCTATGGGATGCGGAATCGTTCCTGTTGTTTCCAATGTAGGATTCAACCGGCAGGTCGTTGATGATGACAGGTTGGTTATATCGGAAGCGGATAATGCCGTGATGTATGCCAATGTCATCTTCGGGATATGGATAAGCGGGGGATGGGAAAGCTATTCCCGTAAGATGTATTTCCGTGTAATAGCGAATTTCACGGAAAAAAGTGCTCGGGAGACTTTACTGGAAGCATACCAATAA
- the glf gene encoding UDP-galactopyranose mutase gives MKKAYDYLIVGSGLFGSTFAYLAKKAGKKCLVIDKRPQLGGNLYCEKIEGINVHKYGAHIFHTSNKEVWNFVNSIVDFNRYTNNPVANYKGELYNLPFNMNTFNRLWGVKTPAEAQAKIDEQKSEAIKALDGHEPQNLEEQAFTLVGKDIFEKLIKEYTEKQWGRKCTELPAFIIRRLPVRFVFDNNYFNDKYQGIPVGGYNKLIESLLNGIETLVSVDFFTSEYKDWMKYAKNLVYTGAIDEYFGYSLGKLDWRTVSFKTRVEDTPNYQGNAIVNYTSHDRPYTRVIEHKHFEMFGQEVYDYPKTIVSEEYSTEFQDGMEPYYPVNDERNNRLAEEYRILARKEENVIFGGRLGEYKYYDMAPIIEQVLKMYKK, from the coding sequence ATGAAAAAGGCATATGATTATCTGATAGTTGGTTCCGGCTTGTTTGGATCAACATTCGCTTACCTTGCGAAAAAGGCAGGCAAAAAATGTCTTGTAATAGACAAACGTCCTCAACTTGGTGGTAATCTCTATTGTGAGAAAATAGAGGGTATCAATGTGCATAAATATGGTGCGCATATATTTCACACATCCAACAAAGAGGTGTGGAATTTTGTGAATTCTATTGTTGATTTCAACAGGTACACAAATAATCCTGTAGCAAACTATAAAGGAGAGTTGTATAACCTGCCATTCAATATGAATACATTCAATAGACTGTGGGGAGTGAAGACTCCAGCTGAAGCTCAGGCCAAAATTGACGAGCAGAAATCGGAAGCTATAAAAGCGCTTGATGGACATGAGCCACAGAATCTTGAAGAACAAGCGTTTACCTTGGTCGGCAAGGATATTTTCGAAAAGCTGATTAAGGAATATACCGAAAAGCAGTGGGGACGTAAATGTACGGAACTTCCGGCCTTCATCATACGCAGACTACCAGTGCGTTTTGTCTTCGATAATAACTATTTCAATGATAAATATCAGGGAATTCCTGTTGGTGGGTACAATAAATTGATAGAAAGTTTACTAAATGGCATTGAAACATTGGTTAGTGTTGACTTTTTCACCTCAGAATACAAAGATTGGATGAAATATGCCAAGAATCTGGTATATACAGGAGCTATAGATGAATATTTTGGTTACTCGTTGGGTAAACTGGACTGGAGAACGGTATCGTTTAAGACGAGAGTGGAAGACACTCCTAATTACCAAGGCAATGCTATCGTGAATTATACCAGTCACGACAGACCCTATACACGAGTAATCGAGCATAAACACTTCGAAATGTTTGGTCAGGAAGTATATGATTACCCTAAGACTATTGTAAGTGAAGAGTATTCCACTGAATTTCAAGATGGCATGGAGCCTTATTATCCCGTGAATGACGAACGCAATAATCGGTTGGCTGAGGAATACCGGATATTAGCCCGAAAAGAAGAGAATGTGATTTTCGGTGGCAGGCTCGGAGAATATAAGTATTATGATATGGCTCCTATTATAGAACAAGTCCTGAAAATGTATAAAAAGTAA
- a CDS encoding glycosyltransferase, protein MRIVECINSLEAGGAQRLLVDLSNELSNTDEVVVLTLKNRKELKEDFYFPQISRKIQFLSLNLSDGFHISYPIRIYKTIKRLRPDVVHIHCIVHYFLFTILFYRKACYVQTLHNEAEHGIVRYFRNIWKWLLKMEMLHVVTISQTNRESFQTFFNLTCDILIYNGRKQPSKSEHHNVVTNFVKQLKKHPDDLLLLSIARGVPQKNIGMLISAVNELAEKERHLQLLLIGDYESNELGQQWMSMAGSTVHYLGVKDNIADYLYSCDAFCLSSLYEGMPITLIEALACRCIPICTPCSGVVDVVKDGITGFIAPSFSKEDYKQTILDFLQNRERIDKEKLYNTYLSIFSIELCSSQYMQLFRHLLIVE, encoded by the coding sequence ATGCGCATAGTAGAATGTATTAATTCTTTGGAAGCAGGAGGAGCTCAACGTTTATTAGTGGATTTAAGCAATGAATTGAGCAATACCGATGAAGTGGTAGTACTCACATTGAAAAACCGCAAGGAACTTAAAGAAGATTTCTATTTTCCGCAAATATCAAGGAAGATACAATTTCTATCTTTGAATTTGTCCGATGGTTTCCATATCTCTTACCCTATAAGAATTTATAAAACGATTAAAAGATTAAGACCTGATGTCGTGCATATACATTGCATAGTTCATTATTTCTTATTTACGATATTATTTTATCGGAAGGCCTGTTACGTACAAACCCTACATAACGAAGCAGAACATGGCATAGTTCGCTATTTTCGCAATATCTGGAAATGGTTGCTGAAAATGGAAATGTTGCATGTCGTCACAATTTCTCAAACTAATAGAGAGTCATTCCAAACTTTTTTTAATCTCACCTGCGATATCTTGATTTATAATGGTCGTAAACAGCCTTCCAAAAGCGAACACCACAATGTTGTAACAAACTTTGTCAAGCAACTGAAAAAACATCCGGATGATCTTCTCTTATTGTCCATTGCACGAGGTGTTCCGCAAAAGAACATAGGTATGTTAATCTCGGCTGTGAATGAATTGGCGGAAAAAGAAAGGCATCTGCAACTTCTACTTATAGGGGATTATGAATCCAATGAATTGGGGCAACAATGGATGTCGATGGCTGGATCAACCGTTCATTATCTCGGAGTAAAAGACAATATCGCCGATTATTTATACTCGTGTGATGCGTTTTGTCTTTCATCTCTCTATGAGGGAATGCCGATAACTTTGATAGAGGCATTGGCTTGTCGTTGCATACCCATTTGCACGCCTTGTAGTGGAGTGGTAGATGTAGTAAAAGACGGTATTACAGGTTTTATTGCTCCTTCATTCTCAAAAGAAGATTACAAACAGACTATCCTTGATTTCTTACAAAACAGAGAACGAATAGATAAAGAAAAATTATATAATACATATCTCTCCATATTCTCTATTGAATTATGCAGTTCACAGTATATGCAATTATTTCGACATTTGTTAATTGTTGAGTAG
- a CDS encoding GrpB family protein — translation MKQKELTSLSLEELWQLFPIILTPHQSTWISWYKEEEELLQKELPYISRISHIGSTAIKDIWAKPTIDILVESHKEKKLADLKNAIERCGYICMAESCNRIDFNKGYTLQGFAERTFHLHLRQMGDNDELYFRDYLLQNASVAKEYERLKLTLWKQYEHDRDAYTSHKSDFIKYYTEKGKSLFTGKY, via the coding sequence ATGAAACAAAAAGAATTGACTAGTTTGTCTTTAGAAGAACTGTGGCAGCTGTTCCCTATCATTCTAACTCCTCACCAAAGCACTTGGATAAGTTGGTATAAAGAAGAAGAGGAACTGTTACAAAAGGAATTACCCTACATTAGCCGTATCAGCCACATAGGAAGCACTGCCATCAAAGACATCTGGGCAAAACCTACTATAGACATACTTGTGGAGAGTCACAAAGAAAAGAAACTGGCAGATTTAAAAAATGCAATTGAAAGATGTGGTTATATCTGTATGGCAGAAAGCTGCAACCGAATTGACTTTAATAAAGGTTATACATTACAAGGCTTTGCCGAACGGACATTTCATCTGCATCTACGACAGATGGGAGATAATGATGAATTATACTTCAGAGATTATCTTTTACAGAATGCCTCCGTTGCCAAAGAGTATGAACGGCTTAAACTCACTCTGTGGAAACAATATGAACATGACCGGGATGCATATACTTCTCATAAAAGCGATTTCATAAAGTATTACACAGAGAAAGGGAAATCACTCTTTACAGGTAAATATTAA
- a CDS encoding NAD-dependent epimerase/dehydratase family protein — MGKTTFEKTVIITGIAGFIGFHLTKRLLRENPNLQIVGIDNMNDYYDVALKEYRLNELSKYKNFRFVRGDVADKDTIMRLFDNYNLQTVVHLAAQAGVRYSITNPDVYISSNVIGFHNLLEACRHSCDNGHSGVTHFVYASSSSVYGLNRRAPFTTVERTDSPVSLYAATKKADELMAHAYSQLYNIPTTGLRFFTVYGPAGRPDMAYFDFTNKFVAGETVRIFNHGHCLRDFTYINDVVESIVRIMSCPPQRVTDTKGISKPPYSIYNVGAGSPVSLLEFVETLQEELIAASVLPSGFDFDAHKQSVPMQPGDMLATYADTSDLERQIGFKPSTSLRDGLRNFAQWYADYYKKN; from the coding sequence ATGGGAAAAACTACATTTGAAAAAACTGTCATCATCACCGGCATAGCCGGCTTCATCGGTTTTCATCTTACCAAAAGGCTTCTTCGGGAAAACCCGAACTTACAAATTGTCGGCATCGACAACATGAACGACTATTACGATGTGGCTCTCAAAGAGTATCGGCTGAACGAATTATCTAAATACAAAAACTTCCGGTTTGTTCGAGGTGATGTAGCGGACAAGGACACGATAATGCGCCTGTTTGACAACTACAATCTGCAAACCGTAGTCCATCTAGCAGCACAGGCCGGCGTGCGCTACAGTATAACCAACCCCGATGTGTACATATCCTCGAATGTGATAGGTTTTCATAACCTGTTGGAGGCCTGCCGCCATTCTTGTGATAACGGTCATTCCGGAGTGACGCATTTCGTATATGCTAGTTCATCGAGCGTTTACGGACTGAATAGAAGAGCCCCGTTTACGACTGTAGAGCGAACCGACAGCCCCGTCTCGCTCTACGCTGCCACAAAGAAAGCGGACGAGTTGATGGCACACGCCTATTCACAACTGTATAATATCCCCACCACAGGACTACGCTTCTTCACGGTCTATGGACCGGCAGGAAGGCCGGACATGGCTTATTTCGACTTCACGAACAAGTTTGTTGCCGGAGAAACTGTTCGGATATTCAACCACGGTCATTGTCTCCGAGATTTCACATACATAAACGATGTGGTGGAGAGTATCGTGCGGATCATGTCATGTCCGCCACAGAGAGTGACAGACACGAAGGGAATCTCGAAACCTCCGTACAGCATATACAACGTGGGAGCAGGTTCCCCGGTGAGCTTGCTCGAATTTGTGGAAACCTTACAGGAAGAACTAATTGCCGCCAGTGTCCTGCCATCAGGTTTCGATTTCGATGCGCACAAACAGTCAGTGCCCATGCAGCCCGGTGATATGTTGGCAACCTATGCGGATACTTCAGATTTGGAACGGCAGATAGGCTTCAAACCTTCGACATCGCTCCGCGATGGACTACGAAATTTTGCTCAATGGTATGCGGACTATTACAAAAAGAACTAG
- a CDS encoding DUF4422 domain-containing protein, with the protein MENVKIMVVTHKLFDDSILPKGYQVIKVGNEITEKEAKRKGYLTDSIEDNIAHQNPWYCELTAHYWAWKNLDCDICGLVHYRRYFMKNSLFARSFKDDIMPEEKIIRILKKHKLIVPYMRVKPNDTMTLHKGMPKKQDNRDWIILESIISSDYPELMESFNKIVYGTEAWGKNMIITTKDIFDEYSSFLFDVLGKWDKELGRRGISRRSRVDGFYSETLMPIWVMAKFKEKDLYRTDVRNSESECDAYEYYSNSWKTFLKRSLKSIHWLNNRIKQESRKRNYVKVEDLPHSPID; encoded by the coding sequence ATGGAGAATGTAAAGATAATGGTAGTAACACATAAGCTTTTTGATGACTCTATATTACCTAAAGGGTATCAAGTTATAAAGGTTGGTAACGAAATAACAGAAAAAGAAGCCAAACGCAAAGGTTATTTGACGGATAGTATAGAAGATAATATTGCTCATCAAAATCCATGGTATTGTGAATTGACTGCACATTATTGGGCTTGGAAAAATTTGGATTGTGATATTTGCGGTTTGGTTCATTATCGCAGATATTTTATGAAAAACAGTTTGTTCGCCCGGTCGTTTAAAGATGACATAATGCCGGAAGAAAAAATAATTCGGATTTTGAAAAAACATAAGCTAATAGTTCCTTATATGAGGGTAAAACCAAATGATACAATGACATTACATAAAGGTATGCCCAAGAAACAGGATAATCGGGATTGGATTATTTTGGAGAGCATCATCTCATCAGATTATCCGGAACTGATGGAATCCTTCAACAAGATTGTATATGGTACTGAGGCATGGGGCAAGAATATGATTATTACAACCAAAGATATTTTTGATGAATACTCTTCTTTTCTTTTTGATGTGTTGGGAAAATGGGATAAAGAATTAGGGCGAAGAGGTATTTCGCGGCGTTCTCGTGTAGATGGCTTTTATTCAGAGACTCTAATGCCAATTTGGGTAATGGCAAAATTTAAAGAAAAAGATCTTTATAGAACAGACGTGCGCAATTCAGAATCAGAATGCGATGCTTATGAATACTACTCAAATAGTTGGAAGACATTCTTGAAAAGAAGTCTGAAATCTATTCATTGGCTCAATAATCGGATAAAACAAGAATCTCGTAAAAGGAATTATGTGAAGGTAGAAGACTTACCTCATAGTCCTATTGATTAG
- a CDS encoding glycosyltransferase family 2 protein, with amino-acid sequence MLEYPLVSVAIPAYKSSFLRQAIDSVLAQTFSDWELIIVNDASPEPVSEIVNGYEDSRIRYYINETNLGMENPAMNWNRCLSYAKGEFFCLLCDDDIFAPEFIETMLGLSSKYPDVGVFRSRAMAIDQNGKLLDFYPSSPEYESAINYMIDMGNGMRKQTISEFMYRTDFIRRHGEYANLPKAMCADHLTIYRLGMAGGIASSIKPLVSFRLSNINLSGKGQDNKNIKEKLTANNLFVEEVGKLVSSIGDKQISNMIINKHKEKFAKANVIVISCASMSVLLFLLRHKKKYKITIPLLIKGVMLKFKKVIE; translated from the coding sequence ATGCTGGAATATCCATTGGTTAGTGTAGCCATTCCTGCCTACAAAAGTTCCTTTCTGCGGCAAGCGATTGATTCCGTACTTGCACAGACTTTCTCTGATTGGGAATTGATCATTGTCAATGACGCTTCTCCGGAACCGGTATCTGAGATTGTGAACGGATATGAGGATTCCCGTATCAGGTATTACATCAATGAAACTAATCTGGGAATGGAGAATCCGGCCATGAACTGGAACCGGTGTCTTAGCTATGCCAAAGGAGAATTCTTCTGCCTGCTCTGTGATGACGATATTTTTGCTCCAGAATTTATAGAGACGATGTTGGGTTTAAGTTCTAAATATCCCGATGTCGGCGTTTTTCGTTCAAGAGCTATGGCTATTGACCAGAATGGAAAACTCTTAGATTTCTATCCAAGTTCACCAGAATATGAATCCGCCATCAATTACATGATTGATATGGGAAATGGCATGCGTAAACAAACTATATCGGAGTTTATGTATCGTACTGATTTCATACGCAGACATGGTGAATACGCAAATCTGCCCAAAGCCATGTGTGCGGATCATTTGACAATATATCGTTTGGGAATGGCAGGAGGGATAGCTTCATCGATAAAACCATTAGTAAGCTTTCGTTTAAGTAATATTAATTTGTCAGGTAAGGGGCAGGACAATAAAAACATAAAGGAAAAACTTACAGCCAACAATCTTTTTGTGGAAGAAGTGGGTAAGTTGGTAAGTTCTATCGGTGATAAACAAATAAGCAACATGATCATAAATAAGCACAAGGAAAAATTTGCTAAGGCCAATGTTATTGTAATTTCGTGTGCGAGCATGTCTGTGTTGCTTTTCCTTTTACGACATAAAAAGAAATATAAAATAACAATACCTCTGCTGATCAAGGGAGTAATGCTTAAATTCAAAAAAGTAATAGAATAG